agtcgtgttcgtgtcgttttcgtgtaacacctgttatcttaacgggtcgtgtcgtgtcacacccgttatgacccgttaagaaaaatatattttttttcttaaatttgcacataccacacattgccacataaatattacttcaaaacattaaaacacatttgtcgtttaagtactacatctacactcgaaaataagagcctaataaaaaaataatacatacactactaatctattacaaattttaaatgtgcaaggatatgcaaaatgaaacagtttttgttttcaaagttgtgaaatctttctcaaaagtttaaacctcaatttacaaaatcctcgattgacatcgatcatcatgaaattgcattagaactttggcttgatctattgccttccagagttatgttgatgatgttttcagtaaggttttccacgtcataactatcttctgcataaactaagcatagaaaaaccaaacattaaaaatcattcaaattatgagaagtttaccaaaataattatgaaaaaaaataaaacaatagtactataccatacttttattaagtataaacataagattttgtggtatccactagtgtaaatattttaaattgaagatcgaattcaatcattgtattcatataaggtcaaggagtgtagttgtaaaaaatcatcaaaatcagagttaaattaaccgttaaatcgtgattttttgtttataaccgtcgaaaacttttgtcccgttacgtgctctctgaatgtttgttttttgcaatttttggcgtatgcgatctcgaaatatatacaaacatgtttgacggttggatcattgaaactagtttcgtagaataagtatcccatcaaaacaatagattgactaatacttaagagtttattcatacttttattaagtataacataagattttgtggtttccactagtgtaaatattttaaattgaagatcgaattcaatcattgtattcatatagggtcaaggagtgtagttataaaaaatcatcaaaatcggagttaaaatgaccgttaaatcgtgatttttcttttataaccgtcgaaaagttttgtcccgttacttgatctctgaatgtttgttttttacaatttttggcgtatgcaatctcaaagtatatataaacatgtttgacggttggatcattgaaactagtttcgtagaatgagtatcccatcaaaacaattgattcactaatacttaatagtttattcatacttttattaagtatagtataagattttgtggtatccactagtgtaaatattttaaattgaagatcgaattcaatcattgtattcatatagggtcaaggagtgtggttgtaaaaaaacatcaaaatcggagttaaaatgaccgttaaatcgtgatttttcgtttataaccgtcgaaaagttttgtcccgttacttgatctctgaatgtttgttttttgtaatttttgacgtatgcgatcttgaagtatatacaaacatgtttgacggttggatatttgaaactagtttcgtagaatgagtatcccatcaaaacaatagattcactaatacgtaatagtttattcatacttttattaagtataatataagattttgtggtttccactagtgtaaatattttaaattgaagatcgaattcaatcattgtattcatataaggtcaaggagtgtagctgcaaaaaatcatcaaaatcagagttaaaatgaccgttaaatcgtgatttttctttttataaccgtcgaaaagttttgtcccgttaattgatctctgaatatttgttttttgtaatttttgatgtatgggatctcgaagtatatacaaacatgtttgacggttggatctttgaaactagtttcgtagaatgagtatcccatcaaaacaatagattcactaatacttaatagtttattcatacttttattaagtataacataagattttgtggtatccactagtgtaaatattttaaattgaagatcgaattcaatcattgtattcatataaggtcaaggaatgtagttgtaaaaaatcatcaaaatcggagttaaattaaccgttaaatcgtgatttttcgtttataaccgtcgaaaacttttgtcccattacttgctctctgaatgtttttttttttttttgcaatttttggcgtatgcgatcttgaaatatatacaaacatgtttgacggttggatcattgaaactagtttcgtagaatgagtatcccattaaaacaatagattcactaatacttaagagtttattcatacttttattaagtataacataagattttgtggtatccactagtgtaaatattttaaattgaagatcgaattcaataattgtattcatataaggtcaaggagtgtagttgtaaaaaatcatcaaaatcagagttaaattaaccgttaaatcgtgatttttcgtttataaccgtcgaaaagttttgtcccgttacttgctctctgaatgtttgttttttgcaatttttggcgtatgcgatctcgaaatatataaaaacatgtttgacggttggatcattgaaactagttttgtagaatgagtatcccatcaaaacaatagattcactaatacttaagagtttattcatacttttattaagtataacataagattttgtggtatccactagtgtaaatattttaaattgaagatcgaattcaatcattgtatttatataaggtcaaggagtgtagctgcaaaaaatcatcaaaatcagagttaaaatgaccgttaaatcgtgatttttctttttataaccgtcgaaaagttttgtcccgttaattgatctctgaatgtttgttttttgtactttttgacgtatgcgatctcgaagtatatacaaacatgtttgacggttggatctttgaaactagttttgtagaatgagtatcccatcaaaacaatagattcactaacacttaatagtttattcatacttttattaagtataacataagattttgtggtatccactagtgtaaatattttaaattgaagatcgaattcattacttgtattcatataggatcaaggagtgtagttgtaaaaaatcatcaaaatcggagttaaaataaccgttaaatcgtgattttgctttttataaccgtcgaaaagttttgtcccgttaattgatctctgaatgtttgttttttgtactttttgacgtatgcgatctcgaagtatatacaaacatgtttgacggttggatcattgaaactagttttgtagaatgagtatcccatcaaaacaatagattcactaatacttaatagtttattcatacttttattaagtataacataagattttgtggtatccactagtgtaaatattttaaattgaagatcgaattcattacttgtattcatatagggtcaaggagtgtagttgtaaaaaatcatcaaaatcggagttaaaataaccgttaaatcgtgattttttgtttataaccgtcgaaaacttttgtcccattacttgctctctgaatgtttgttttttgcaatttttggcgtatgcgatctcgaagtatatacaaacatgtttgactgttggatcattgaaactagttttgtagaatgagtatcccatcaaaacaatagattcactaatacttaagagtttattcatacttttattaagtataacataagattttgtggtatccactagtgtaaatattttaaaatgaagatcgaattcaatcattgtattcatatagggtcaaggagtgtggttgtaaaaaagcatcaaaatcggagttaaaatgaccgttaaatcgtgatttttcgtttataaccgtcaaaaagttttgtctcattacttgctctctgaatgtattttttttgcaatttttggcgtatgcgatctcgaagtatatacaaacatgtttgacggttggatcgttgaaattagtttcgtataatttgtatcccatgaagttcaatggtgtgtgtttgtatatatatatatatatatatttatttattaagtagatttaaatctatttattttgtatgtataattattatagtttttaggggtataaaatttaatatatatatatatatatataattattatagttaatattttgggtttaattattatagtatatataattattataattattatagttaatttaatatatatacatatatatatatatataattattatagtttttaggggtgtaaaattgttaaattaatatatatataattattatagtatttttttagggttataaattattaaattaatattctgcttatcgtgtatcgtgttacccacgtgtatacccgaacaaacccgttatcttaacaggtgcttatcgggttacccgataacaacccgtttcgttatcgtgtcgacccaaacacctgttaatttcgtgtcgtgtcgtgtcgggttatcgggtcgtgtcaggaattgccaggcctaatagaaattatatgaattatatgatttggtatatgatgcataacaAAAGCCAACCAAGTGTATAGCTCTCTGTAGAACTTACTTGCTggcggacttggattgtctgccctcctagttgtggtgcccttccatgccctcctattttgtgcggtcacggttaagccacgtcaatattttatattttaattattttttgtcttattatctcattaaaaaattaatataaaatattgacgtggcttaactgtgaccgcacaaaataggagggcatggaagggcaccacaactaggagggcagacaatccaagtcccttGCTGGCCTTGTAGAACTGGACAATACAACTCACGAGTCACAACTTAAACATGGACATGTGTCCTTTCATGGGTCAGCTTTTAGTGTTATCTAGATGGATTGAAAAACTAGATGGATTGAAAAAGACGTGCAATTTGAAAATTCCACCTTCAATTCCTAGCTTGCACTATATAAATAGTAGTGACCTCTTAATTTTCATACATCGATCTCATATGCAATTATCATTGTTGTATTATTTTCTCCACCATGGAGTCACCGATAATTACTATCAAAGTTATTTCATTCTTTTGCTCGTACATGCTTTTGTCGCACTTGCATCTCACCACTTTGAACCCTACTGCCTTTGCTTTGGAGGACTGTCAGTTTCCAGCCGTCTTTAACTTTGGGGACTCTAATTCAGATACTGGCGGATTGGCCTCATCGCTTATTGCACCAACCCCTCCTTATGGTGAGACATTTTTTGGTATGCCGGCGGGAAGATTCTCAGATGGCCGTCTCACAATCGATTTCCTCGGTATGTGTATTTGTTCTTTAACTACCTTACTTATTTCATAGTTTTCTCTTGCTTCTACTTATTTCTTATGTGGATGAAATTACTTATTGTTTCCAAACTGTTTCATTGATGATCTTGAAACTTAAAACAGTTTATCTTGAAACATCACTATATACTTTGttctaaattattaaattagtaTTTCTTTTCTCATAGAAACGAAAGATTAtataccttttttttaattaatgtagggTTTTTGACTTGGAATCTCTTATACACTCTAAGATTAAAGTTTGgagaggtattcatcaatttaccccctgaacttgtaaggattggccaatttcccccttttactctcataattagtcaatttgcaccctactgttaatttttttaattttccatctattcttCCGTTAAGTAGGTATTTGCATGACTGCCTTTAAAGGACAAAAAAGTCATTTTCCCTACACCTtctatcttcttccttttcttcgaactttctcttcttcttcattttctctttttaatttttcatctatTCTTCCGTTAATTATGAGAGTCGATGggagaaattggccaaaattaaagttgaggggggaaattgtcCAATGATCACAAGTTCAAGGGGTAAATTGATGACTACCTCAAGTTTGGAAGAAGAAAATCGAACTTCAACCATGCATACATGTATAAAACGAACCCAAAAGCAGAATATTATTGTCTGAAACCGTGGAGCCGGTTGCCTTTCTGTTGAATCCAAAAGCATAGTTTTCTTGGTGTGGCCCATGTTAAAAGGAATCCATTGAAGTTTATACGCTGCTCAATTGTTTGTCACTTGCCATAACTTAACCTTGAtgggatgaaatttttttagcaTGTAGGTCACATTAGAACATAATATTATTAACTCACGTGTTATAAGATAAGTGTATAACATAATTTATATGTTATGAATTTACgaaataatattaattaataaatgtaCTAAGAAATATTATATCAATAATACAATTTCTTGGTGTATCAGTCActcaaaaaaatttcatatatattcatgaccaaattttttattaaaggcTTCACTACAAAGTTTCCTTTTAaacttttgaagttttttttcactttttgtctttcaattgttttttttccaaaaaaaatgaTCACCTTTGAACGTTtcttaaaatgataaatgattattttttaagGTTATTTCACTCAAAGCATTTGTGTTTACTTTGACGAAATACTGTTCTATGTATTGACTACTTCTATCTAGAATCCTAATATCTCTTTTTCTTCCCATCAAGTTGATAATTTGaatttagagattttttttttctaatcctgCTCATTTTATCCATTACAAGAGGCCTTTGAGGTCTACAAAAAATGCACGGTCCTGTGTCGGTTCAAGATGTTTTGCCATAGTGGTCCATAAGGACACAAAATACTAGCCAAATTGAATTTGTAGTTCATCACTAGTTTTGTCAATTCTCGCAGCTAACCCTAACGTGGGACCAACCAACTTTATTGACTTAAGACCATCTCAACTCTGGGCTAAATactattttttaggttttattcccTCCTCCCCAAAATCCAACCCAACCTATGCTAAATGTGtaggctaaaagctaaaaactaaacaaaagcCAGATTTAACCCAGGAATAGTGGGGCTGGCCcaccatatatgtgtattttatttagttttatatttataaattcattgaatccaacggttaaaatctaatttgatgaaattcaacagtaaaaaaaatatttaaaggttcaaatttaaatctaacggctaaagtaattaaaaaaatcttttatgtgtttcatatttttttcatagtgtttaacgagtttcatggtgttgatttgtgatttttcaatatttgttagaatctaaatatttttaggttaaaatgttcataaaattaaattatgatagtctacataatcttttcttttaaaaaagttactttaagaaaaaaattagcctaaattcattctttaataatctggaGCTAAAAATTTAGATCAGAAGGGTTGaagcagaaaaactgtttctgggctaaaaccaaaattttttgagctaaaaattttaagttttagcgcaagggttggagatggtctaagtgaCACTACCCCTAAAATTCTCACAGTGAAAAATCAGACGTAATCATCCCGATTATTCCTCAGATATAGTTGtaaaattcttttcttttcttttttagagTTTTATCTattcaataatttttattttttgtgctgTGGTGGTTGTctgataaagcttttgtggttcaGCAAAAAGTGTTGGCCACCCTTTTCTAAGCGCATATTTGGATTCACTTGGGACCAACTTCTCGTCCGGTGCAAATTTTGCCACTGCAGCTTCCACAATCAGGCTGCCCAATAGCGTTATACCAAGTGGTGGATTTAGCCCTTTCTTCCTTGATATTCAGTACATgcagttcatgcaattcaaatcCAGATCACGACTCATAAGGCAAAGAGGTAAACTACTAAAACTTGAATGTGTTGCTGTATCAATGCGTGTTCCAATTTGGATTAATATCTACTGATCAAGTTAATAACCACTTCTTTGATAAAAGCAACATTTACATGAGTGGAACCCATATAAGTAGGATTCCCCCTTTTTTGGTGGTTAGTATATGTCGTACAAACACAATTACAGATAATGACTAGGGTTTTGGAacgaaattttgttttttgagctTTGGGCATGTTTACATATAGAGAATaagaattaaaataatttttatgtttattaaaatatgaGTATGAGAATCATTTCACTTTTTAATTCTCTCATGTGTTCAGTAGCACAAATATAATTAGATAACTGTGTCTTTCTTTTTGAAACCCATAATCAAATACCTAAACATCTAGAAGTAGAGAGCAACTAGAGGGGCTAGTTGTGATCCTATTCCTCTGTCCTTACTTCCCCTATTTCTATGTTTTCTGATTCCTTTCCTCTTGGATTATGTTAAGTAACCATGCCCTTCATCTTGATTTCCAGGAGGAATATATGCAAGTTTACTGCCCAAGGATGAGTACTTCCCCAAAGCTTTATACACATTTGACATTGGTCAGAACGACCTTGGGGAAGGGTTCTTTGCAAACAAGACTATAAAGGAGGTGAATGCATCTGTTCCTGATATAATCATCAAGTTCTCAACAAATATTCAGGTAACCTTTGAAAATAATGACCTAATTGGTGGGTTTTTTATTGTTGCCTTAATATGTTTACCCATCGATGATCATCAAGATAATGTTGTGATGTCACaaaatgtagaaaatatatGACTTGGGAGCCAGATTGTTTTGGATCCACAACACTGGGCCAATTGGCTGTCTCCCTTACATTTTAGCTAATTTTCCATCAGCTCAAAAGGACGAGGTTGGCTGCGCAAAGTCTTACAATGAAGTGGCTCAGTATTTTAACCACCAACTGAAGGAAGCCACAGTTCAACTTAGGAAGGATCTTCCTTTGGCGGCATTTACTTACGTGGACATATATTCTGTCAAATACTCTCTTTACAAGGAACCAAAAAAATATGGTAAGCCGCCCAAACTGTATGATATTTATACACATAACATACCTGCATTTTAGAGGCCTCCCTTGTTAACTTGAATTCACCATACGTTACGATACGCAGAGAGAAATGTTGCATGGAATAGGTGCATTCAAGTTTTTCTGTCAGTTACGTTGGATGGCTAGGACTTGAAATGTCCTATCAAAATGGTCGACTTAACAATGGTACGACTAGATTAAATCAAACATTTTCACATAGTAGGAGGTAAAAAAAAGGTCACATCT
Above is a window of Malus sylvestris chromosome 15, drMalSylv7.2, whole genome shotgun sequence DNA encoding:
- the LOC126602338 gene encoding esterase-like isoform X4, whose translation is MESPIITIKVISFFCSYMLLSHLHLTTLNPTAFALEDCQFPAVFNFGDSNSDTGGLASSLIAPTPPYGETFFGMPAGRFSDGRLTIDFLAKSVGHPFLSAYLDSLGTNFSSGANFATAASTIRLPNSVIPSGGFSPFFLDIQYMQFMQFKSRSRLIRQRGGIYASLLPKDEYFPKALYTFDIGQNDLGEGFFANKTIKEVNASVPDIIIKFSTNIQKIYDLGARLFWIHNTGPIGCLPYILANFPSAQKDEVGCAKSYNEVAQYFNHQLKEATVQLRKDLPLAAFTYVDIYSVKYSLYKEPKKYGFEFPLVACCGFGGKYNYSSSAGCGTTVTVNGSQIFVGSCKSPSVRVNWDGIHYTEAANKVVFDKISTGAFSDPPLPLKHACHRI
- the LOC126602338 gene encoding esterase-like isoform X2, with translation MESPIITIKVIISFFCLYMLLSHLHLTTLNPTAFALEDCQFPAVFNFGDSNSDTGGLASSLIAPTPPYGETFFGMPAGRFADGRLTIDFLAKSVGHPFLSAYLDSLGTNFSSGANFATAASTIRLPNSVIPSGGFSPFFLDIQYMQFMQFKSRSRLIRQRGGIYASLLPKDEYFPKALYTFDIGQNDLGEGFFANKTIKEVNASVPDIIIKFSTNIQKIYDLGARLFWIHNTGPIGCLPYILANFPSAQKDEVGCAKSYNEVAQYFNHQLKEATVQLRKDLPLAAFTYVDIYSVKYSLYKEPKKYGFEFPLVACCGFGGKYNYSSSAGCGTTVTVNGSQIFVGSCKSPSVRVNWDGIHYTEAANKFVFDKISTGAFSDPPLPLKHACHRI
- the LOC126602338 gene encoding esterase-like isoform X6: MESPIITIKVIISFFCLYMLLSHLHLTTLNPTAFALEDCQFPAVFNFGDSNSDTGGLASSLIAPTPPYGETFFGMPAGRFADGRLTIDFLAKSVGHPFLSAYLDSLGTNFSSGANFATAASTIRLPNSVIPSGGFSPFFLDIQYMQFMQFKSRSRLIRQRGGIYASLLPKDEYFPKALYTFDIGQNDLGEGFFANKTIKEVNASVPDIIIKFSTNIQKIYDLGARLFWIHNTGPIGCLPYILANFPSAQKDEVGCAKSYNEVAQYFNHQLKEATVQLRKDLPLAAFTYVDIYSVKYSLYKEPKKYERNVAWNRCIQVFLSVTLDG